A window of the Streptomyces sp. JB150 genome harbors these coding sequences:
- the folK gene encoding 2-amino-4-hydroxy-6-hydroxymethyldihydropteridine diphosphokinase — translation MTASFTQGPTDPTVQPVPASVVEKVDAADTTLHNPQRAVLSLGSNLGNRLETLQGAVDALEDTPGVRVKAVSPVYETEPWGVEPGSQPSYFNAVVVLKTTLPPSSLLERAHAVEEAFHRVRDERWGARTLDVDIVSYDGVVSDDPRLTLPHPRAHERAFVLAPWLDVDPDAQLPGRGSVAELLGALTREGVAPRADLELRLPE, via the coding sequence ATGACCGCATCCTTCACGCAGGGTCCGACCGACCCGACCGTACAGCCGGTGCCCGCCTCCGTCGTCGAGAAGGTCGACGCCGCCGACACCACCCTGCACAACCCGCAGCGCGCCGTGCTCTCCCTCGGCTCCAACCTCGGCAACCGCCTGGAGACCCTCCAGGGGGCCGTCGACGCGCTGGAGGACACCCCGGGCGTACGGGTCAAGGCGGTCTCGCCGGTGTACGAGACGGAGCCCTGGGGCGTCGAGCCCGGCAGCCAGCCGTCGTACTTCAACGCGGTCGTCGTGCTGAAGACGACCCTGCCGCCGTCCTCCCTGCTGGAGCGGGCGCACGCGGTCGAGGAGGCCTTCCACCGGGTCCGCGACGAGCGCTGGGGCGCGCGCACCCTGGACGTGGACATCGTGTCGTACGACGGCGTCGTCTCCGACGACCCCCGGCTGACCCTCCCCCACCCGCGCGCCCACGAACGCGCCTTCGTCCTCGCCCCCTGGCTCGACGTGGACCCCGACGCCCAGCTGCCCGGCCGCGGCTCGGTCGCCGAACTGCTCGGCGCGCTCACCCGCGAAGGGGTCGCGCCCCGCGCCGACCTGGAACTCCGGCTGCCCGAGTAG
- a CDS encoding nuclear transport factor 2 family protein — protein sequence MSAPHTDVEQVELANTAFYEALERGDFETVSRLWLTPADLGVDETYHDPADTGVISCVHPGWPVLTGRGEVLRSYALIMANTDYIQFFLTDVHVSVTGDTALVTCTENILSGGPAPAEGDELGPLVGQLVVATNVFRRTSDGWKLWSHHASPVLTENDEDEDDETPA from the coding sequence GTGAGCGCCCCCCACACCGACGTCGAGCAGGTCGAGCTCGCCAACACCGCCTTCTACGAGGCCCTGGAGCGCGGCGACTTCGAGACCGTCTCCCGGCTCTGGCTCACCCCCGCCGACCTGGGCGTCGACGAGACGTACCACGACCCGGCGGACACCGGCGTGATCTCCTGCGTGCACCCCGGCTGGCCGGTGCTGACCGGCCGCGGCGAGGTGCTGCGGTCGTACGCGCTGATCATGGCGAACACCGACTACATCCAGTTCTTCCTCACCGACGTGCACGTCTCCGTCACCGGCGACACCGCCCTGGTGACCTGCACCGAGAACATCCTCAGCGGCGGCCCCGCCCCCGCGGAGGGCGACGAGCTGGGACCGCTCGTGGGCCAGCTCGTGGTCGCCACCAACGTGTTCCGGCGCACGTCCGACGGCTGGAAGCTCTGGTCGCACCACGCTTCACCCGTACTGACCGAGAACGACGAGGACGAGGACGACGAGACCCCGGCCTGA
- the ftsH gene encoding ATP-dependent zinc metalloprotease FtsH, which yields MDVKRYFRGPVMWIVLAVLAVVVLMQVVGSSGGYKTVDTGQVVQAINENKVESAKLTTGDEQIIKVQLKDGVEVEDSSKIQASYIGDQGVDIANTLQNKFQEKQIPDGYTVSPSKQNPIVGILLSLLPFVLIVVVFLFLMNQMQGGGSRVMNFGKSKAKLITKDTPKTTFADVAGSDEAVEELHEIKEFLQEPAKFQAVGAKIPKGVLLYGPPGTGKTLLARAVAGEAGVPFYSISGSDFVEMFVGVGASRVRDLFEQAKANAPAIVFVDEIDAVGRHRGAGLGGGHDEREQTLNQLLVEMDGFDVKGGVILIAATNRPDILDPALLRPGRFDRQIAVDRPDMQGRLEILKVHQKGKPVAPDVDLAAVARRTPGMTGADLANVLNEAALLTARSDQKLIDNKMLDEAIDRVVAGPQKRTRIMSDKEKKITAYHEGGHALVAAASPNSDPVHKITILSRGRALGYTMVLPDEDKYSTTRNEMLDQLAYMLGGRAAEELVFHDPTTGAANDIEKATNLARAMVTQYGMTERLGAIKFGGDNTEPFLGREMAHQRDYSEEVAALVDEEVKKLIETAHNEAWEILVENRDVLDNLVLQLLEKETLGKEEIAEIFAPIVKRPPRPAWTGSSRRTPSTRPPVLSPKELALTNGANGATASLGTAKSTAKPTTAESAAEPVQEDRSDS from the coding sequence ATGGACGTGAAGCGATACTTCCGTGGGCCGGTCATGTGGATCGTGCTGGCCGTCCTTGCCGTGGTCGTGTTGATGCAGGTCGTCGGCTCGTCCGGCGGCTACAAGACGGTGGACACGGGCCAGGTCGTCCAGGCGATCAATGAGAACAAGGTCGAGTCGGCCAAGCTGACCACCGGTGACGAGCAGATCATCAAGGTCCAGCTCAAGGACGGCGTAGAGGTCGAGGACAGCTCGAAGATCCAGGCGAGCTACATCGGCGACCAGGGCGTGGACATCGCCAACACGCTGCAGAACAAGTTCCAGGAGAAGCAGATCCCGGACGGCTACACCGTCTCGCCGTCCAAGCAGAACCCGATCGTCGGGATCCTGCTCTCCCTGCTGCCCTTCGTCCTCATCGTGGTCGTCTTCCTGTTCCTGATGAACCAGATGCAGGGCGGCGGCTCCCGGGTGATGAACTTCGGCAAGTCGAAGGCCAAGCTCATCACCAAGGACACCCCCAAGACGACCTTCGCGGACGTCGCGGGTTCCGACGAGGCCGTCGAGGAGCTGCACGAGATCAAGGAGTTCCTCCAGGAGCCGGCGAAGTTCCAGGCCGTCGGGGCGAAGATCCCCAAGGGCGTCCTGCTGTACGGCCCGCCCGGCACCGGCAAGACCCTGCTCGCGCGCGCCGTCGCCGGCGAGGCCGGCGTGCCGTTCTACTCGATCTCCGGTTCCGACTTCGTCGAGATGTTCGTCGGTGTCGGTGCCTCCCGTGTCCGTGACCTGTTCGAGCAGGCCAAGGCGAACGCCCCGGCGATCGTCTTCGTCGACGAAATCGACGCGGTCGGCCGCCACCGCGGCGCCGGCCTCGGCGGCGGTCACGACGAGCGCGAGCAGACCCTGAACCAGCTGCTCGTCGAGATGGACGGCTTCGACGTCAAGGGCGGCGTGATCCTCATCGCCGCGACGAACCGCCCGGACATCCTCGACCCGGCGCTGCTGCGCCCCGGCCGCTTCGACCGGCAGATCGCCGTCGACCGCCCGGACATGCAGGGCCGTCTGGAGATCCTCAAGGTCCACCAGAAGGGCAAGCCGGTCGCCCCGGACGTCGACCTCGCGGCCGTCGCCCGGCGCACCCCCGGCATGACCGGCGCCGACCTGGCGAACGTGCTGAACGAGGCCGCCCTGCTGACGGCCCGCAGCGACCAGAAGCTCATCGACAACAAGATGCTCGACGAGGCCATCGACCGCGTCGTGGCGGGCCCGCAGAAGCGGACCCGGATCATGTCGGACAAGGAAAAGAAGATCACCGCGTACCACGAGGGCGGTCACGCCCTGGTCGCGGCGGCCTCGCCGAACTCCGACCCGGTTCACAAGATCACGATCCTGTCCCGCGGCCGCGCCCTCGGCTACACGATGGTGCTCCCGGACGAGGACAAGTACTCCACCACGCGCAACGAGATGCTGGACCAGCTGGCCTACATGCTGGGCGGCCGCGCGGCCGAGGAGCTGGTCTTCCACGACCCGACCACCGGTGCCGCCAACGACATCGAGAAGGCCACCAACCTGGCCCGCGCGATGGTCACGCAGTACGGCATGACGGAGCGCCTGGGCGCGATCAAGTTCGGCGGCGACAACACCGAGCCGTTCCTCGGCCGGGAGATGGCGCACCAGCGCGACTACTCGGAAGAGGTCGCGGCGCTGGTCGACGAAGAGGTCAAGAAGCTCATCGAGACCGCGCACAACGAGGCCTGGGAGATCCTGGTCGAGAACCGCGACGTGCTCGACAACCTCGTTCTCCAGCTGCTGGAGAAGGAGACCCTGGGCAAGGAGGAGATCGCCGAGATCTTCGCCCCGATCGTCAAGCGCCCGCCGCGGCCCGCGTGGACCGGCTCCTCGCGGCGTACGCCGTCGACCCGCCCGCCGGTGCTCTCCCCCAAGGAGCTGGCGCTGACCAACGGCGCCAACGGTGCCACGGCGTCGCTCGGCACGGCGAAGTCCACGGCGAAGCCGACGACGGCGGAGTCCGCCGCGGAACCGGTCCAGGAGGACCGCTCCGACAGCTGA
- a CDS encoding DUF3180 domain-containing protein, producing MRELRIRVLAGVFVVAGVLSWAGARLWTSLGTLPSVPLAAPIVLALIAVVLLATALSLRSRLKAQRERRPEARGVDPLMAARAVVFGQASALVAALVAGMYGGTGVVLLESLDIPARRDQAIYAGFSVLAGIAVIAAALFLERVCRLPEDDEPGGPGTAPAA from the coding sequence GTGAGAGAGCTGCGCATCAGGGTGCTGGCCGGCGTGTTCGTCGTCGCCGGAGTGCTGTCCTGGGCGGGCGCCCGCCTGTGGACGTCGCTGGGCACCCTGCCGAGCGTCCCGCTGGCCGCCCCCATCGTCCTGGCGCTGATCGCCGTGGTGTTGCTGGCCACGGCGCTCTCGCTGCGCTCGCGGCTGAAGGCCCAGCGCGAGCGCCGCCCCGAGGCCAGGGGCGTCGACCCGCTGATGGCGGCCCGCGCGGTGGTCTTCGGCCAGGCCAGCGCCCTGGTGGCCGCCCTCGTCGCCGGGATGTACGGCGGTACGGGCGTCGTCCTGCTGGAGTCCCTGGACATCCCGGCCCGCCGCGACCAGGCGATCTACGCCGGCTTCTCGGTGCTGGCCGGCATCGCCGTCATAGCGGCGGCGCTGTTCCTGGAGCGGGTCTGCCGGCTCCCGGAGGACGACGAGCCGGGCGGCCCGGGAACGGCACCGGCGGCCTGA
- the folE gene encoding GTP cyclohydrolase I FolE produces MTDPVTLDGEGTIGEFDEKRAENAVRELLIAVGEDPDREGLRETPARVARAYKEIFAGLWQKPEDVLTTTFDLGHDEMVLVKDIEVYSTCEHHLVPFRGVAHVGYIPSTTGKITGLSKLARLVDVYARRPQVQERLTTQIADSLMEILEPRGVIVVIECEHMCMSMRGIRKPGAKTITSAVRGQLRDAATRNEAMSLIMAH; encoded by the coding sequence ATGACCGACCCCGTGACGCTGGACGGCGAGGGCACGATCGGCGAGTTCGACGAGAAGCGCGCCGAGAACGCCGTACGCGAACTCCTGATCGCGGTCGGCGAGGACCCGGACCGCGAGGGCCTGCGGGAGACGCCGGCGCGGGTGGCGCGGGCGTACAAGGAGATATTCGCCGGGCTGTGGCAGAAGCCCGAGGACGTCCTGACGACCACCTTCGACCTCGGGCACGACGAGATGGTGCTGGTCAAGGACATCGAGGTGTACTCGACCTGTGAGCACCACCTGGTGCCGTTCCGGGGTGTCGCGCACGTCGGTTACATCCCGTCCACCACCGGCAAGATCACCGGGCTGTCGAAGCTGGCCCGGCTGGTGGACGTCTACGCCCGCCGCCCCCAGGTGCAGGAACGACTCACCACGCAGATCGCGGACTCCCTGATGGAGATCCTGGAGCCGCGCGGGGTGATCGTCGTCATCGAGTGCGAGCACATGTGCATGTCGATGCGCGGCATCCGCAAGCCGGGCGCGAAGACCATCACCTCGGCCGTGCGCGGGCAGCTGCGGGACGCGGCGACGCGCAACGAGGCGATGAGCCTGATCATGGCGCACTGA
- the folB gene encoding dihydroneopterin aldolase, translating to MDRVALRGLKARGHHGVFPKEREEGQTFIVDLVLGLDTRPAAADDDLAKTVHYGIVAEEVVAVVEGEPVNLIETLAERIAQACLKHEGVQEVEVRVHKPDAPITVPFDDVTVTITRSRV from the coding sequence GTGGATCGTGTCGCGCTGCGCGGCCTGAAGGCCCGCGGGCACCACGGAGTGTTCCCCAAGGAACGCGAGGAGGGCCAGACCTTCATCGTGGACCTCGTCCTGGGCCTGGACACCCGCCCGGCCGCGGCCGACGACGACCTGGCGAAGACCGTGCACTACGGCATCGTGGCGGAGGAGGTCGTGGCCGTCGTCGAGGGCGAGCCGGTGAACCTCATCGAGACCCTTGCCGAGCGCATCGCCCAGGCCTGTCTGAAGCACGAGGGGGTCCAGGAGGTCGAGGTCCGCGTCCACAAACCGGACGCGCCGATCACGGTCCCCTTCGACGACGTGACCGTCACCATCACCCGGAGCCGAGTATGA